From a single Microbacterium terrisoli genomic region:
- a CDS encoding rhodanese-like domain-containing protein yields the protein MKSITVHDLHDQHDVPLVDVREPDEYAAGHVPGAINLPMSTIRDRMEDLPEGPFNVICQVGGRSARVTKSLEQQGYDVTNVEGGTGEWIARGFDVER from the coding sequence ATGAAGTCGATCACCGTCCACGACCTGCATGATCAGCACGATGTCCCCCTCGTCGACGTCCGCGAGCCCGACGAATACGCCGCAGGCCACGTGCCCGGTGCGATCAATCTGCCGATGTCGACGATCCGCGATCGCATGGAAGATCTGCCCGAAGGCCCTTTCAACGTGATCTGCCAGGTGGGCGGGCGTTCGGCGCGGGTGACGAAGTCGCTCGAGCAGCAGGGCTACGACGTCACCAACGTCGAGGGCGGCACCGGGGAGTGGATCGCGCGCGGCTTCGACGTCGAGCGCTGA
- the ccsB gene encoding c-type cytochrome biogenesis protein CcsB, producing the protein MPSLDEISVLLVWTAVAIYALAFVAYTIDLASRSAQALDAKDAAALTRERQLVGAAAGAAASARSSSARGETKRPAGAVNRSIDSSPSPFAIAPAERVRPLFARIGTSLVWLGFLFHLGADVLRGVAAGRVPWANMYEFALTGMLLVVAVYLAVLFRYDLRFLGALVTGLVVLLLGGSVLAFYVVVAPLVDPLKSPWLVIHVFVASLATAFFTLTFGLSLLQLMQTRREHKLIVADGKPVRTWGFLKTLPSSEALESLAYRFAIVGFIFWTFTLIAGSIWANDAWGRFWGFDTKEVWTFVIWVLYAGYIHARATRGWRGTRSAWLSVIGFAAVIFNFAIVNVFFKGLHAYSGLTN; encoded by the coding sequence ATGCCCTCGCTCGATGAGATCTCCGTGCTGCTCGTGTGGACGGCCGTGGCCATCTATGCCCTCGCATTCGTCGCCTACACGATCGACCTGGCCAGCCGCTCGGCGCAGGCGCTCGATGCGAAGGATGCCGCCGCCCTCACCCGTGAGCGCCAGCTCGTGGGCGCTGCTGCCGGTGCAGCGGCCTCGGCTCGGTCCTCGAGCGCGCGCGGCGAGACGAAACGCCCCGCCGGCGCCGTGAACCGATCGATCGATTCGTCGCCTTCGCCGTTCGCGATCGCTCCCGCCGAGCGGGTGCGGCCGCTGTTCGCGCGCATCGGCACGTCGCTGGTGTGGCTGGGCTTCCTCTTCCACCTCGGCGCCGATGTCCTGCGCGGTGTCGCCGCAGGCCGTGTGCCGTGGGCCAACATGTACGAATTCGCCCTCACCGGCATGCTGCTGGTCGTCGCGGTCTACCTGGCAGTGCTGTTCCGGTACGACCTGCGCTTCTTGGGCGCGCTCGTGACGGGCCTTGTGGTGCTGCTTCTGGGCGGATCGGTGCTGGCGTTCTACGTCGTCGTGGCGCCGCTGGTCGACCCGCTGAAGTCGCCGTGGCTGGTCATCCACGTCTTCGTCGCGTCGCTGGCTACGGCGTTCTTCACCCTGACGTTCGGGTTGTCGCTGCTGCAGCTCATGCAGACGCGTCGCGAGCACAAGCTGATCGTCGCCGACGGCAAGCCGGTGCGCACGTGGGGGTTCCTCAAGACGCTGCCATCGTCGGAGGCACTGGAGTCGCTGGCCTACCGCTTCGCAATCGTCGGCTTCATCTTCTGGACGTTCACCCTCATCGCCGGGTCCATCTGGGCCAATGACGCGTGGGGCAGGTTCTGGGGCTTCGACACGAAGGAAGTCTGGACGTTCGTCATCTGGGTGCTCTACGCCGGGTACATCCATGCCCGTGCGACGCGCGGCTGGCGCGGCACTCGGTCGGCCTGGCTGTCGGTCATCGGCTTCGCCGCGGTGATCTTCAACTTCGCCATCGTCAACGTCTTCTTCAAGGGCCTGCACGCCTACAGCGGCCTGACGAACTGA
- the aspS gene encoding aspartate--tRNA(Asn) ligase, whose product MTERILVGQLAARADGPVSVSGWVETVRDQKKVQFVILRDETGAVQLVNPATRPDPEKTDQDAAALALTDAISNLAHGSFLTITGDLKHDERVKLGGIEIKLRTLEVASAALPETPIAADSSTDKRMDWRFLDLRQRRNNLIFRVSTTLEHAMRQYWVDRDYVEIHTPKLMSSPSESNAELFSLPYFEDKTAYLAQSPQHFKQMAQAAGFGKVFEIGDVFRADPSFTSRHATEFTSVDAEISWIESHEDVAAMQEELLATAIQAVKAKHGDEIKELFDIDVVVPTLPFPRIPLAEAHRIVAERGYEIPRTDGDLDPEGERQISAHVAEGLGHEFVFITDYHPEIRPFYHMIDPATGLTKSYDLLFKGVEITTGAQREHRIEVLEQQALAKGLKLEGLEHYLDFFRYGVPPHGGFGMGLARVLMLLLGEASIREVTFLFRGPTRLAP is encoded by the coding sequence GTGACTGAACGTATTCTCGTAGGCCAGCTCGCCGCCCGCGCCGACGGTCCCGTGTCCGTCTCGGGATGGGTGGAGACCGTCCGCGATCAGAAGAAGGTGCAGTTCGTCATCCTGCGCGACGAGACCGGTGCCGTGCAGCTGGTCAACCCCGCGACGCGTCCCGACCCAGAGAAGACAGACCAGGATGCCGCGGCCCTCGCACTGACCGACGCCATCTCGAACCTCGCCCACGGGTCGTTCCTGACGATCACCGGTGACCTCAAGCACGACGAGCGCGTCAAGCTCGGCGGCATCGAGATCAAGCTGCGAACCCTCGAGGTCGCCTCTGCGGCCCTGCCCGAGACGCCGATCGCGGCGGACTCCAGCACGGACAAGCGCATGGACTGGCGCTTCCTCGACCTGCGTCAGCGGCGCAACAACCTGATCTTCCGCGTCTCGACGACGCTCGAGCACGCCATGCGGCAGTACTGGGTCGACCGCGACTACGTCGAGATCCACACGCCGAAGCTGATGTCGAGCCCGTCGGAGTCGAATGCCGAGCTGTTCAGCCTGCCGTACTTCGAAGACAAGACGGCCTACCTCGCCCAGAGCCCGCAGCACTTCAAGCAGATGGCGCAGGCCGCCGGCTTCGGCAAGGTGTTCGAGATCGGCGACGTGTTCCGCGCCGACCCGAGCTTCACCAGCCGCCACGCGACCGAGTTCACGAGTGTGGATGCCGAGATCAGCTGGATCGAGTCGCACGAGGATGTCGCGGCCATGCAGGAAGAGCTGCTGGCCACCGCAATCCAGGCCGTGAAAGCCAAGCATGGCGACGAGATCAAGGAGCTCTTCGACATCGACGTCGTGGTGCCGACGCTGCCGTTCCCGCGCATCCCGCTGGCCGAGGCGCACCGGATCGTGGCCGAGCGCGGCTACGAGATCCCACGCACCGACGGCGACCTCGACCCCGAGGGCGAGCGTCAGATCTCGGCGCACGTCGCCGAGGGGCTCGGGCACGAGTTCGTGTTCATCACCGACTACCACCCCGAGATCCGGCCCTTTTACCACATGATCGACCCGGCGACCGGGCTCACCAAGAGCTACGACCTGCTGTTCAAGGGCGTCGAGATCACCACCGGCGCCCAGCGCGAGCACCGCATCGAGGTGCTCGAGCAGCAGGCGCTGGCCAAGGGCCTGAAGCTCGAGGGTCTGGAGCACTATCTGGACTTCTTCCGCTACGGCGTCCCGCCGCACGGCGGATTCGGCATGGGCCTTGCCCGCGTGCTGATGCTGCTTCTGGGCGAGGCATCCATCCGCGAAGTGACGTTCCTGTTCCGAGGGCCCACACGCCTGGCACCGTGA
- a CDS encoding histidine phosphatase family protein, protein MPADRLHLVRHGEVHNPRGVLYGRLPNYRLSTAGRTMAREAARYLHGLGRPIESLVCSPLQRTQESAEPFAELFGIPPFVDGRVIEPTNVFEGKRMSRALLNPLNWRYLRRPEIPSWGEPYAQVIARMEAAMQDAWTRTPSGDAVIVSHQLPIWITHLHIAGLPARHDPRRRRCALSSVTSFERTGDVWVEVGYAEPAAAAGAVDVGAV, encoded by the coding sequence GTGCCCGCCGATCGCCTGCATCTGGTGCGCCATGGGGAGGTTCACAACCCCCGTGGCGTGCTCTACGGGCGACTCCCGAACTATCGGCTGAGCACGGCCGGGCGCACCATGGCGCGCGAGGCCGCCCGCTATCTGCACGGGCTGGGGCGTCCGATCGAGTCGCTCGTGTGCTCGCCGCTGCAGCGCACGCAGGAGTCCGCCGAGCCGTTCGCCGAGCTGTTCGGCATTCCGCCGTTCGTCGACGGTCGCGTCATCGAGCCCACCAACGTCTTCGAGGGCAAGCGCATGTCGCGGGCCCTGCTCAATCCTCTCAACTGGCGGTATCTGCGCCGACCCGAGATTCCGAGTTGGGGCGAACCGTACGCCCAGGTGATCGCGCGCATGGAGGCCGCGATGCAGGATGCCTGGACCCGCACGCCGTCCGGAGACGCTGTGATCGTCTCGCACCAGCTGCCCATCTGGATCACCCACCTGCACATCGCAGGGCTGCCGGCCCGTCACGACCCGCGCAGGCGCCGTTGTGCGCTCTCGAGCGTGACGAGCTTCGAGCGCACGGGAGATGTCTGGGTCGAGGTCGGATACGCCGAGCCCGCCGCCGCGGCGGGCGCTGTCGATGTGGGAGCCGTGTGA
- a CDS encoding amidohydrolase: MIQHRDATSVLAGQETIRTWQEHLYKTVHQHPELGHQEVETAALVADALRGFGYDVHEKIGSTGVVGVLRNGDGPVVLTRADMDALPVEEVTGLPYASTDHATDRDGVVVPVMHACGHDVHVACLLGAASLLAETPDAWKGTYIALFQPAEELADGAEVMLDAGLADLIPKPDVALAQHVLPFPAGRLGVRPGPFLSSGDSMRVTVWGRGSHGSMPQLSVDPVVLASSIVMRLQTVVSREVAPGEFAVLTVGRVEAGSKSNIISDHAVLELNFRTFSESTRAAIVAAIHRIVEGECAAAGSPKPSTYETYDHYPVTDNDPDVAATLAAAFADHFGDSAFAIDRQSASEDFSEIPDALRVPYAYWGVGGIDPAQYAKAEASGTVVTDIPANHSPSFAPVIEPTLRTGTAAAVVAALAWLG, from the coding sequence ATGATCCAGCACAGAGATGCGACGTCCGTTCTCGCGGGGCAGGAGACGATCAGAACCTGGCAGGAGCACCTCTACAAGACGGTCCACCAGCATCCCGAGCTCGGCCACCAGGAGGTCGAGACCGCGGCCCTGGTCGCCGACGCACTGCGCGGGTTCGGCTACGACGTGCACGAGAAGATCGGCTCGACCGGTGTCGTCGGCGTCCTGCGCAACGGAGACGGGCCGGTCGTGCTCACGCGCGCCGACATGGATGCCCTGCCCGTGGAGGAAGTGACAGGGCTGCCGTATGCCAGCACGGATCACGCGACCGATCGGGACGGCGTCGTGGTTCCGGTCATGCACGCCTGCGGGCACGATGTGCACGTGGCGTGCCTGCTCGGGGCTGCCAGCCTGCTCGCCGAGACGCCGGATGCCTGGAAGGGCACGTACATCGCCCTGTTCCAGCCCGCCGAAGAGCTCGCCGACGGAGCCGAGGTGATGCTCGATGCGGGCCTTGCCGATCTGATTCCGAAGCCGGACGTCGCGCTGGCCCAGCATGTGCTGCCCTTCCCAGCCGGACGGCTGGGAGTGCGGCCGGGTCCGTTCCTCTCCAGCGGCGACAGCATGCGCGTGACGGTGTGGGGCCGCGGCAGCCATGGTTCGATGCCGCAGCTGTCAGTCGATCCGGTGGTGCTCGCCTCCTCGATCGTCATGCGGTTGCAGACGGTCGTCTCGCGCGAGGTCGCGCCGGGGGAGTTCGCCGTGCTCACCGTCGGGCGCGTCGAGGCCGGTTCCAAGAGCAACATCATCTCCGACCATGCGGTTCTCGAACTGAACTTCCGCACCTTCAGCGAGTCGACCCGTGCCGCCATCGTCGCGGCGATCCACCGCATCGTGGAGGGCGAGTGCGCAGCCGCCGGGTCGCCCAAGCCGTCCACCTACGAGACCTACGACCACTATCCGGTCACCGACAACGATCCGGATGTCGCAGCCACTCTCGCCGCGGCGTTCGCCGACCATTTCGGCGACAGCGCGTTCGCGATCGATCGCCAGTCTGCCAGCGAGGACTTCAGCGAGATCCCTGACGCGCTGCGCGTTCCGTACGCGTACTGGGGGGTGGGCGGTATCGACCCGGCCCAGTACGCGAAGGCCGAGGCATCCGGAACCGTGGTCACCGACATCCCCGCCAACCACTCGCCATCCTTCGCGCCCGTCATCGAGCCGACGCTGCGCACCGGCACGGCCGCCGCGGTCGTGGCGGCGCTCGCCTGGCTCGGATGA
- a CDS encoding GlxA family transcriptional regulator — protein sequence MKTVACIIDEGFAPFEFGVACEAFGLDRSDDGVPNFDFRVVAPHPGAVHSKLGFSVNVEHDLSFAYEADLVIFCPMPRERWGNVDARLIAVAQDAVARGAWTMSVCSGAFALAAAGVLDGRRATTHWMYSGVLAAMYPQIDVDPDVLFVQDGRIITSAGTAAGIDACLHLLRIELGAEMANRIAKRMVVPPQRDGGQAQYIDRPLPAVAGDSLSDISAWAVQNLRDELSVDELARRAHMSSRTFARRFRSEFGMPPATWLTRQRIVEAQRMLERTDLGLEQIAAETGFGSAAVLRQNFTRVLDTTPSAYRARFSCTAAMAG from the coding sequence ATGAAGACCGTGGCCTGCATCATCGACGAGGGTTTCGCTCCGTTCGAATTCGGCGTGGCCTGCGAGGCGTTCGGACTCGATCGCAGCGACGACGGCGTGCCCAACTTCGACTTCCGCGTCGTGGCGCCGCATCCGGGTGCCGTGCACTCGAAGCTCGGCTTCTCGGTGAACGTCGAGCACGACCTCTCGTTCGCCTATGAAGCCGATCTCGTCATCTTCTGCCCGATGCCCCGCGAGAGGTGGGGGAACGTCGATGCGCGGCTGATCGCCGTGGCGCAGGATGCCGTGGCCCGCGGCGCGTGGACCATGAGCGTGTGCAGCGGCGCTTTCGCCCTTGCCGCGGCCGGTGTGCTCGACGGGCGCCGGGCGACCACGCATTGGATGTATTCCGGCGTGCTTGCCGCCATGTATCCGCAGATCGACGTCGACCCCGATGTGCTGTTCGTCCAGGACGGACGGATCATCACCAGCGCGGGCACGGCCGCGGGGATCGACGCATGTCTGCACCTGCTGCGGATCGAGCTGGGCGCAGAGATGGCCAACCGCATCGCGAAGCGCATGGTCGTGCCGCCGCAGCGCGACGGCGGTCAGGCGCAGTACATCGATCGCCCGCTGCCGGCTGTCGCCGGCGACTCGCTGTCGGACATCTCTGCCTGGGCGGTGCAGAATCTTCGCGACGAGTTGTCGGTTGACGAGCTCGCGCGCCGCGCCCACATGTCGTCACGCACGTTCGCACGCCGGTTCCGCTCCGAGTTCGGCATGCCGCCGGCGACGTGGCTCACCCGCCAGCGCATCGTCGAGGCGCAGCGGATGCTCGAACGCACGGACCTCGGCCTTGAGCAGATCGCCGCCGAGACAGGCTTCGGCTCGGCCGCCGTCCTGCGCCAGAACTTCACGCGCGTGCTCGATACGACCCCGAGCGCATATCGTGCACGGTTCTCGTGCACCGCGGCGATGGCCGGATGA
- a CDS encoding Dabb family protein encodes MLRHVVMWKLAASDPTERVAQAQQIADRLNALQGVVPEIVAISAGPGMAEGDWHAALIVDVAGRDALASYAAHPAHQKVLTYIRSVVAERAAVDFEF; translated from the coding sequence ATGCTGCGGCACGTCGTGATGTGGAAGCTCGCCGCCTCCGATCCGACCGAGCGCGTGGCGCAGGCGCAGCAGATCGCCGATCGACTGAATGCGCTGCAAGGCGTCGTGCCCGAGATCGTCGCGATCAGCGCGGGCCCGGGCATGGCCGAGGGCGATTGGCATGCCGCCCTGATCGTCGACGTCGCCGGTCGCGATGCGCTGGCGTCCTATGCCGCGCACCCGGCGCATCAGAAGGTGCTCACCTACATCCGCAGTGTCGTTGCGGAACGCGCCGCGGTCGACTTCGAGTTCTGA
- the resB gene encoding cytochrome c biogenesis protein ResB, with product MSHPRSDPMADAAADPLRPADHVDHTDDGPDIVSPQLGFFGWLRWGWRQLASMRTALVLLLLLAIAAVPGSIVPQRTADPNGVTQYFQDNPTLAPVLDKLQLFDVYSSVWFSAIYILLFISLIGCVIPRLKHHLKALRTRPPRTPARLARLAHHSETLVELAPGDAEPAAYAEGEASRAIDLAASQLKAGGYRVQRYESRGSVSVSAERGYLRESGNLLFHIAILGVIIAVGFGGGFTYTGQRVIVQGTTFVNSVGTDYSSFNPGRFVNPDDLTPYTMRLDKFDVTYVPFGTANGGQAGNFVAHMTTTLPGQKSVDDTILVNHPLGIAGERVYLMGNGYAPTVTVRNPAGEVVFHDSIAFLPQDNNLTSLGIIKVPDGLKKQIGMVSFFYPTQLEHKDGTFSSAYPALLSPLLTMNVYEGDLGINNGVPKSVYALDTTGMTQLTGGSTDVKPIELAPGQTQKLPDGLGSITFDDESPLGATDSSQSVKRFVSLSIHRDVSGPWVLGFAVLAVLSLLLALFMPRRRMWVKATPKGSVLTLEYAGLARGEDPTLGGAVDALARRHGEAFDAGSPAGRDAAARGGSDGLGDRDENASTDEPSPKNPSVD from the coding sequence GTGTCACACCCGCGCTCTGATCCGATGGCGGATGCCGCGGCCGACCCGCTGCGGCCCGCCGACCACGTCGACCACACCGACGACGGACCCGATATCGTCTCGCCGCAGCTCGGCTTCTTCGGCTGGCTGCGGTGGGGGTGGCGCCAGCTGGCCAGCATGCGCACCGCGCTCGTGCTGCTGCTGCTGCTGGCGATCGCAGCAGTGCCCGGATCGATCGTGCCGCAGCGCACGGCCGACCCGAACGGTGTGACCCAGTACTTCCAGGACAACCCGACGCTCGCGCCGGTGCTCGACAAGCTGCAGCTGTTCGACGTGTATTCGTCGGTGTGGTTCTCGGCGATCTACATCCTGCTGTTCATCTCGCTGATCGGCTGCGTCATCCCGCGACTCAAGCACCACCTGAAGGCTCTGCGCACCCGTCCGCCGCGCACGCCGGCGCGCCTGGCGCGGCTTGCCCACCACAGCGAGACGCTCGTCGAACTCGCCCCCGGCGACGCCGAGCCCGCAGCCTACGCCGAGGGCGAGGCATCCCGCGCCATCGACCTGGCCGCATCGCAGCTCAAAGCCGGCGGATACCGTGTGCAACGCTACGAGTCCCGGGGCTCCGTGTCGGTCTCGGCCGAACGCGGCTACCTGCGCGAGTCCGGGAATCTGCTGTTCCACATCGCGATTCTGGGTGTGATCATCGCTGTCGGCTTCGGCGGCGGCTTCACCTACACCGGACAGCGCGTGATCGTGCAGGGCACGACGTTCGTCAACTCGGTGGGCACCGACTACTCGTCGTTCAACCCGGGCAGGTTCGTCAATCCCGACGACCTCACGCCGTACACGATGCGCCTGGACAAGTTCGACGTCACCTATGTGCCGTTCGGCACCGCCAACGGCGGTCAGGCCGGCAACTTCGTCGCACACATGACCACCACGCTGCCGGGGCAGAAGTCCGTGGACGACACCATCCTCGTCAACCACCCGCTGGGCATCGCGGGCGAGCGGGTGTATCTGATGGGCAACGGCTATGCGCCCACCGTCACGGTGCGAAACCCCGCCGGTGAGGTCGTCTTCCACGACAGCATCGCGTTCCTGCCGCAGGACAACAACCTGACCTCGCTCGGCATCATCAAGGTGCCCGACGGGCTGAAGAAGCAGATCGGCATGGTCTCGTTCTTCTACCCCACGCAGCTGGAGCACAAGGACGGAACGTTCTCATCGGCCTATCCGGCGCTGCTGAGCCCGCTGCTGACCATGAACGTGTATGAAGGTGACCTGGGCATCAACAACGGCGTGCCGAAGTCGGTCTATGCGCTGGACACCACGGGCATGACGCAGCTGACCGGAGGCTCCACCGACGTGAAGCCGATCGAGCTGGCACCGGGGCAGACGCAGAAGCTGCCGGACGGACTGGGCTCGATCACCTTCGACGACGAGTCGCCGCTGGGTGCGACCGACTCGTCGCAGTCGGTCAAGCGCTTCGTGTCGCTGTCGATCCATCGCGACGTGTCGGGCCCGTGGGTGCTCGGCTTCGCCGTGCTGGCGGTGCTGAGCCTCTTGCTCGCGCTGTTCATGCCGCGCCGGCGCATGTGGGTGAAGGCGACACCGAAGGGCTCGGTGCTCACGCTCGAATACGCAGGTCTCGCCCGTGGCGAGGACCCGACTCTCGGGGGAGCCGTCGACGCGCTCGCGCGCAGGCACGGCGAGGCGTTCGACGCCGGGTCGCCGGCGGGGCGGGATGCCGCTGCCCGCGGCGGTTCGGACGGGCTGGGAGATCGTGACGAGAACGCGTCGACCGACGAGCCGAGCCCGAAGAACCCGAGCGTAGACTGA
- a CDS encoding YegP family protein — protein sequence MAGKFELWTDKGGDWRFNLKASNGQVVATSQGYSSKASALNGIESVKTNAPDAPVVEVDN from the coding sequence ATGGCAGGCAAGTTCGAGTTGTGGACCGACAAGGGCGGCGACTGGCGGTTCAACCTGAAGGCGTCCAACGGCCAGGTCGTGGCGACCAGCCAAGGGTATTCGTCGAAGGCGAGCGCCCTGAACGGCATCGAGTCCGTCAAGACGAACGCACCGGACGCACCGGTGGTCGAAGTCGACAATTAG
- a CDS encoding cytochrome c biogenesis CcdA family protein → MIALIAGGALWVAIPIAILAGLVSFLSPCVLPLVPGYLGFIGGAVTPRQRPAASAPASAGRAAAVAVETSVAAPARGRLVGGVLLFIAGFTVVFMAVNIFSGTVGLFFLQYKDVITRVVGVIVILLGLVFIGLFGFAQRTFKPQVRGNLGLVGAPLLGLALGVGWAPCIGPTLAVILNMSLDSASAGRGAVLGLAYSLGLGIPFLLIALGFGWATRSVTFLRRHIRTVNLIGGAVLIVLGVLMVTGVWGVLMSQLTGVFFSVTPAL, encoded by the coding sequence GTGATCGCACTGATCGCGGGCGGTGCCCTGTGGGTCGCGATCCCGATCGCGATCCTGGCAGGTCTCGTCTCGTTCCTGTCGCCGTGCGTGCTGCCGCTGGTGCCCGGCTACCTCGGGTTCATCGGGGGAGCGGTGACCCCGCGCCAGCGGCCTGCGGCATCCGCCCCGGCTTCTGCGGGCCGGGCGGCCGCCGTCGCCGTCGAGACGTCGGTGGCCGCCCCTGCCCGCGGCCGGCTGGTGGGCGGTGTGCTGCTGTTCATCGCCGGGTTCACCGTCGTGTTCATGGCCGTGAACATCTTCAGCGGCACCGTGGGCCTGTTCTTCCTGCAGTACAAAGACGTCATCACCCGGGTCGTGGGCGTGATCGTCATCCTGCTGGGTCTCGTGTTCATCGGCCTGTTCGGGTTCGCCCAGCGCACGTTCAAGCCGCAGGTGCGCGGCAACCTCGGACTCGTCGGCGCACCGCTGCTGGGACTTGCCCTCGGGGTGGGGTGGGCGCCGTGCATCGGCCCGACGCTCGCCGTGATCCTGAACATGTCGCTGGATTCGGCCTCGGCCGGCCGAGGCGCCGTCCTGGGGCTCGCGTATTCGCTGGGCCTCGGCATTCCGTTCCTGCTCATCGCGCTCGGCTTCGGCTGGGCCACTCGCTCGGTGACGTTCCTGCGCCGCCATATCCGCACCGTCAACCTGATCGGTGGCGCGGTGCTCATCGTCCTCGGCGTCCTGATGGTCACCGGGGTGTGGGGAGTTCTCATGTCACAACTGACGGGAGTGTTTTTCAGTGTCACACCCGCGCTCTGA
- a CDS encoding trimeric intracellular cation channel family protein yields MEGASLLLLVLDLTGTFVFALNGGLTAMRAARLDIVGVITLGMITALGGGIIRDTLIDDLPPATFQDWRYLAVAAGGALIAFAFSQHLTRLAVPIELLDAVGLSVFAVTGAGKAMTFGLGPVQAIILGAITAVGGGTLRDVMIGRVPSVMREGLYAIPAIVGAGITVGCILLGFHGLAAAFAAAAACFLIRLLGVYFKLNAPRPRATTGPSDPV; encoded by the coding sequence ATGGAGGGCGCATCGCTGCTGCTGCTCGTCCTCGACCTGACGGGGACGTTCGTCTTCGCCCTGAACGGGGGCCTGACGGCCATGCGCGCAGCACGGCTGGACATCGTGGGCGTGATCACCCTGGGCATGATCACCGCCCTGGGCGGCGGGATCATCCGTGACACGCTGATCGATGACCTTCCCCCGGCGACGTTCCAGGATTGGCGGTATCTGGCGGTGGCCGCCGGCGGCGCTCTGATCGCGTTCGCCTTCTCTCAGCATCTGACCCGGCTGGCCGTGCCGATCGAGTTGCTGGACGCAGTCGGACTGAGCGTGTTCGCCGTCACCGGCGCCGGCAAGGCGATGACGTTCGGGCTCGGTCCGGTGCAGGCCATCATCCTGGGTGCGATCACCGCGGTGGGCGGTGGCACGCTGCGCGACGTCATGATCGGCCGGGTGCCCTCGGTCATGCGCGAAGGACTGTACGCGATCCCCGCGATCGTGGGTGCCGGGATCACCGTCGGCTGCATTCTGCTCGGCTTCCACGGCCTGGCTGCGGCGTTCGCCGCGGCTGCCGCCTGCTTCCTCATCCGGCTGCTGGGCGTGTACTTCAAGCTCAACGCCCCGCGTCCGCGGGCAACGACCGGACCGTCCGACCCCGTCTGA
- a CDS encoding 30S ribosomal protein bS22: MGSVIKKRRKRMAKKKHRKLLRKTRHQRRNKK; encoded by the coding sequence GTGGGTTCTGTCATCAAGAAGCGCCGCAAGCGCATGGCGAAGAAGAAGCACCGCAAGCTGCTTCGCAAGACTCGCCACCAGCGCCGCAACAAGAAGTAA
- a CDS encoding glutaredoxin family protein has protein sequence MTTITLIGKPGCHLCDVAHGVIDHVLAELPAGVADRVEVVEKSIQTDPELYAQWWEKIPVVLIDDHLHAHWRVGADRLHAALMDAAAPAKALR, from the coding sequence GTGACCACGATCACCCTCATCGGCAAACCCGGCTGTCACCTCTGCGATGTCGCGCACGGCGTCATCGACCATGTCCTCGCTGAGCTTCCCGCCGGCGTGGCCGATCGTGTCGAGGTGGTCGAGAAGTCCATCCAGACCGATCCTGAGTTGTACGCGCAGTGGTGGGAGAAGATCCCGGTCGTCCTCATCGACGACCACCTGCACGCGCATTGGCGCGTCGGGGCCGACCGGCTGCACGCGGCGCTGATGGATGCCGCAGCCCCGGCCAAGGCGCTGCGCTGA
- a CDS encoding TlpA family protein disulfide reductase — protein MASIAAAVMLVAGLTACSGAGGDLAQQYRAGDSKGFISADGTVHEYKPGDQPKAIAYSGTLDDGEDVSNKTYAGKVTVVNFWWANCAPCRTEAPILEESAQHFAGQDVAFLGVNTYDQAATSQSFAKEFGITYPSVIDVDTKSVTAAFADIVPLSATPSTVILGKDGRPTARIIGPVPDPSILNALITTALDEKS, from the coding sequence GTGGCATCCATCGCCGCCGCTGTGATGCTCGTGGCGGGATTGACCGCCTGCAGCGGGGCGGGGGGCGACCTCGCCCAGCAGTACCGCGCCGGCGACAGTAAGGGCTTCATCTCCGCGGACGGTACCGTGCACGAGTACAAGCCCGGTGATCAGCCGAAGGCGATCGCCTACTCGGGCACGCTGGATGACGGCGAGGACGTGTCGAACAAGACGTATGCGGGCAAGGTCACGGTCGTGAACTTCTGGTGGGCCAACTGTGCACCCTGCCGCACCGAAGCTCCGATCCTCGAAGAGTCCGCGCAGCACTTCGCCGGGCAGGATGTCGCCTTTCTCGGCGTGAACACGTACGACCAGGCCGCCACCTCGCAGAGCTTCGCGAAGGAGTTCGGCATCACCTATCCGAGCGTCATCGACGTCGACACCAAGTCGGTCACCGCGGCGTTCGCCGACATCGTGCCGCTCAGTGCCACTCCGTCGACGGTGATCCTCGGCAAGGACGGTCGGCCGACCGCGCGCATCATCGGCCCGGTGCCCGATCCGTCGATCCTGAACGCGCTGATCACGACCGCGTTGGACGAGAAGTCGTGA